DNA sequence from the Pseudoliparis swirei isolate HS2019 ecotype Mariana Trench chromosome 6, NWPU_hadal_v1, whole genome shotgun sequence genome:
TCTCTGTTGTCCTCCAGTCCGTTCGGCCTTATTGACACTTTAGCTGCCGAGGGCGAACAGCTTCTGGAGGAGCACTGAACAGTCATAAAGATCAGCTGACTTGTTGATTCGGGTAGACTAACAGAAAAGGATGTAATTTgcattgcaattgcatttatttttagaaTAGATATTCACATTCATAGCAGTTTCACGACAGCAAAGAAACTAGTTCATCTCtatggtcatgaaaaaggtgaagaaaagtcaagtaaataagtataataaaataatagatAAAACATTTGTTCATATACAAGTCAGATGATGCATTGTAAGGGCCTTCAAAACAAGGACATGTGTGGAAAACAAACCCAGCTCTTTCTAGTGACAGGCAACAACATTTTCAGCAAATAAAATATAGGCTaacatttttttcataatatataAAGGTTCGTAACACTTTAAGAGCTATTGATGTCTTTTCAATGAGCATGTAGATTCTCCCACACGACGGTGCGTCACTTTATTTTGATTAAACCCTCAACATCAAAACTAACTTCTTATATCTTCAAACATACAAGGAGTTCAAGGGACAAGGAGCACCTTAAAGGATACAGTGAAACACAATTATGTTATTTGTGACACTAAAGCTGCTTAAAGAGAGATTGACTGGCCTTTGCTCAGAGTCCAGAAAAGTGCAGCATGCAGTAGattcatattaatattacaaAGAGAAGATGTCATTACTTTCACATACTTGTCATACTGATGGAGGACTGTCAGCTGAAAACCACTGGGTGGGTAGTTTTCCATCCCTGTAGATGAGTGTTGACATGGAGGATGTATTTGTCgattaaaatacacacacattacagctctatgatatttgaatgtcagcaGGTGTGTGATTATGGGCACCGCACGTTATCAGCAAAGGCTTCAGATTGAACTTCACAAGAAACGacggcaaaaagaaaaagagagagaaaacgttgtataaaaaataaaaaaaacataacatatCCAGGGCGGCCGAGTGAAACCACGGAGGACACACTAGTCTCTACTACAACAGCTACTGGTTCCGGCTCATTACTCGCAGCCATACTGGTCTCCCACAGCTCGCTCAGATACCTCTTGTCTGCACGCACAGAGCACAGAACAACAGGGCTGATGACAGCTGAGGTAAAGGATGCACCTGATGGTCATATTTCACCTCCTTATCTAACTCACAGTATCTCTGAACAATGACCTCCTTCCTAACTGGAGGGCCACATGCACCACCAAGGGGGACCTCTGCCTCCGGCACCACAAAGGGCTGTGATACTTGAGATGGCTCTGATGCCAACACCCTCCACTCTGTGAAATGACTTCAGTTCTCTGCTATGCTTTCAGCTTTTGGTTCTCTGCGCCCACgtcaaataaaaatagaaacaatGGAGGAGAAACTGTGTATTAAAACTGAATCCTACAGAAAGACACAATAAGCGCCAACTTCCTGACTCAAGACGGTATCCGGCTTCTTGCTCTGCGGGCTCCCTGCCACTCGTCTGTCGCTCTCAGAAAACCATCCTCACTTTCAGTCATGGAGATCGTCCAAGGAGCGGGGTtaatttacaaaaatgtaatcTCAGAAATACTTCAAAGTAAAGCCCGTCTTCTGGCATGTATCCACGAGGAACAAAGTGCTTACACAGCCCACAGAGTGAGGGCGAGTCAGGGCGAGACGCTTTGGATGTCGGCCGATAGACATTGTGGACAGAACATGGTCTGCCGGTGAGGTGGGAGAGACAAGAGAAGGGAGAGGGTGGTGCGTCTCAGCAATGCTGGGAGGAAGAATTCAAAAACAGAGACCGGAAGACgagcggtcacacacacacacacttgtgaaacACTTCGGACTGACGAAGCAGAAATACAGTGCTGACGAGCCAAAAGAAGGAACTGTCGGCGAGGCAGCGGTCAGGATCAGAGACTCTCCTAGTCAAACTCAGACTGAGTGCAGCTTCTGTTAAATGCACCTGGGTGCGTGTCAAATGGCAGCTGATGTGAGACATCAAcatgttttggtgtgtgtggtaTTTTTGGCCGTGTGTGTTACCGACGGCTTCAGGGTTCACTGACCATTCAGGAGGAACCATAACAACGGTCTGTTTCTATTCCATGGCAGTTTGTTTACTATACTATACGTGCACTGAACACTTTACTAACACCCATCTCTTTGCTGTGTGTGGTCGTGATTCATACTTGTACGGTGTAGATGCGTGATCATATAGATTTACTTTCCAATATACAAACTGTTCGTGGTATTAATCATAATGCCTGTGATGTATACTAGGTAACACACACTTGTTTGAGTGTACTGTACCCAATGAAATACTTTTACCTTCACCCTCTAACGTAATGTAACAACACGTGGTGACAAATCTCGAgcggtgaagggaatgaacagtTTTTAGGAACCTTGTGAACACGCGATAGTGTTTCTACCAACTATGAAGGTTCACGGCATTTCTGTTGGTTCCAACTTGTCAAAGAAACTAAATTCAAGCATAAACTgactgctgggggggggggggggggggggaatagatTAAAGACAAAGTATCAGCCGACCTGTCGAGGATTAGCCTCAGTGGATTTTGCAGCATTAAGACTGATGACATGTCCTGTGAGAAGGAATAACGGGATAACAGTTCCCTCACATGACAGGTCAGTTCCCCGGGAGGGGGCATGTTTATAGCAATATAAAATGGTAAATAAACTTGCACAGTGCCCACAGAAGTGCCTCCAGAAAGAGTCGATAACCAGAAAGATTGCAGCCAGTAATATAGTCGTTCCTTTTCAGTCTTCATAACACGGCCCCAGGCCAGTGACAGCACGGGTCGGCTGCTCTAGTCCAGCAACAGGACCCCGTGGACCTTTCCTCATACGTAAAACGGTGGGGGCCGTaggtgtcaggtgtgtgtgagcatgccaATGCCTGCACCTACGTTTGGCAGGTAAAACACCTGGAAGACAAGTACAGTATGTGAGAATGTGTACACTGAAGGGCTCGTTTTGGCAGCTTTCTTTAGATGTATAAGTAGTTTTACACACATGTGAGTGATTTTCTCCCTCTATAGGCGTAACTGCTATCAACTTTCCCCGCTTACCTTTTTACCTATTTTGTTGCCTGTTattcaaggacacacacacacacacacacacacacactcacccacacacaccccttgaAGGGCCCCAGTGACATGCTCCCCTTAAATTTAAACATAAAAGGTAATAGTCTCTCTGCGTCTCCATGGTAACTAGGTTGAGAGACATCCAGGAGAGGCTGAAGATAGTACGACAGTGGTGGtaaggagacaggtgtgagactaCCATACGAGTCGGGCAGCAGGGTGATAGCCATGTGGAGACTGGAGTGAACCGGTCGTCACGGTAACAACACTGTGAGAGAGCGCCACACTGAGATGAGGGTTGGAGATCTGGCAGTGAGATGTGTCCACGatcactcgggggggggggggggggagagacgggGGCAGCTGCCGCTTTCTCGGGCCTCACGGCGTTCACTGCGGCGCCTCACGTTCTCTTCCTGGCCACCTCCGCGTCCTGGCACTCGACCACCGACAGCGCTATCAGCATCTGGGCGGCGTAGTAAGTGGCCATGATGATGACGCGCGAATAGGGCACGGGGAAGCAGAACTTGTTGACGGCGATGGTGAGGTCGGAGACCATGAAGAGCATTGAACCCAGGCACGCCGACAGCTTGGTCCAGGTCCAGAGGTCGTTGGCCAGCTGCAGGGCCGCGATGGCCCTCCAGCCCATGAAGCCGATCAGAGCCACGTAGACGGCCACCAGGTAGGTGAAGGGGCCGGCCAGGTAGGGGTACAGCAGCATGTAGCTCAGAGAGGACACGGCAGTGATCACCAGGCCGGCAGACGCGTTCACGGGCTTCATCCCGAAGGCAGACGAGTAGAGGATGTGGGTGATGGCGAACATCAGGAGGCCTGCGGGACATCACATGTGCAGATAGGATTTAAAATCTAAATGCAATCTGACAAAGTAGCATCCTCTCCATCtctaaattacaaaataaagctTGAAGCATCGagtgaagaaaataaacaacgtgGCTCTTCTACTACAGTTTTTCTATTCGTCATGATCCTTTCGGAGAGCTGGGAGCTCTGTGACATTGCTTCATCTCACAATAAGTCGAATTAGCACTGAAATAAGGCACCCATTGTGTCAGATTAGCAGCCACTTTGTTTGGAGATGAAACCAGAGAGTATGAAAAGGAAAAATTAAGTACAGTCGATCAAATTAGAACGACGAGTGTGTAGGAAATACAATGTTTCTCCTCACCGTGGACAAAGTAGCCCTGCTCCTGCCAGATGAGAAAGGAATCACCCAGAGCAGAAAAGATGAGGCCGGCCAAGATCTTGCGGGCACTGGAGTGAGCGCCGAGGAAGCTGAACCCGTGAGCCAATAAAAACACCCAGAGGCAGAAGATGGGTAGACATTTGATCAGTGCGCTGAACCACGATGGGCTTGAAGCCGGCAGCCACAGGAAAAAGTATACACAGGTTGCCTTGAAGAATGGCAACAGCTTTGGGCCTTCACTCTTGACCTGAAAGCAGATTAAACATGGACATCATTGATTTAGTCATATCTGGCTCCACTTAAAACAAGGTAGTTCCAGTCAGTGAACAATGTCCACACAACTACTGTACACTTATCTAAAGGTCATTTGTCTTGGGGCAGACGGCTTGAAATATATCAGGGTAACAGTCAGCACTGTGTGTTTGAGGTGTAGTATCTCACATCTTTAATAAACAAGGGGACATAAGCAGCTAACATGAGCGCTTCTCCTTATTTGGCAGAGGGGTTTGGGTGAGGAAACACTCTTCAGACTCTTGGTGGTCCCTAGTTTACATCACGGTGTCAGGCAAGCACGTGTTTCGTGGCTGAAGCAAAATTCTGCAGAAACAGCCAGTGGAAGAGGAAAAGCAAAAGGCTCCACGCTGCTCCTTGGACTCCCCGTAGCCTTTTATTCTCCTCTCTTTTATTGGACTCCCCATCTCATTTGTGTTTCTCCCCTCCTTCACCCTTTTTCTCTGTGGATTATGTTCTTGAGAGCTGGCGAGCAAGTCTCAACTTCTTCTTTCAAGCTGTGTTaccagtcatatttatgtatgtcCAAATACACGAGGCCCCTACTGGGTCCAAAGAATACCGAGTAAAAACCCTCTGGAATGACCACCCACACGGGGTTCTGAGAACGGCTCTCTGTGGGCTTACGGGGAAAGGCATCAAACagggagaagaaaggagaggtTGAGTTAGGAGACAGAGGAATTGAGTGAAGGTTCACTAGAGCTGAGGTCACTGGAGGAGAGATGTGGAGGGAAAAGGTTGCAAAGACTTTGATGCCATCTGTTGTCACAACATGACTATTTTCTAGAGGCCCTTTTGCATCCATCTCTACAAACATTATGCGGTAAAGTAAAACAACGTGAAACGCTCAGATTACAATATTCTCAAAAGGAGGAGTCGGTCGGGCAGACGAAAGGAAGCAGGAAGAAgcatgggtggggggggggggcgtgcagCTTcagggaagggagagagagagaaagatggggTTACAAGCATTAAGATGACAACTGGATTTAAGATTGGACAGACGCAGAGGTGAGAACTAAAAACGAAGGGTCACTCTTGTTCATATGTTTTTTGCTcacggaggaggggaggaaggggaagTCCTGGATTGCACAACCGCTCAACACAATAACGGAACGGGCCAAATGACCGTACCGGATCGGACAAAGCGTCTGACCTCAAGCCCGCCCTGACTGATGGGAGTTGACACAAGTTCACATGGTCGGCAGCATTTTGAGACACAAAACACAAGCGCGGGAGGTTATCATCTGAGAGTCAAAATGTATATGTTATGTTCCACTAATGTTGTGCATTGTTCACATGTTTGTAACTCTATTGGGAAGCCACAATgcactgaatatctttaaaAGTGAGGACATGTCACTCCAGATTTGGCTGAACTCTACTGGCTCTCTGTATCCGTGTAAGATCTGACTGTAGAGCATTTGAAGGTCGTCCAACAATACAGACTCCCTGTTGAGTTGGTTGATTCTACGCTCACTCAGATCTTCCACGAAGGTTTTGGAACCAGGTCTtggatattttcttttcaactgTGGCATAGCATTCCTAATGGATGGGACTTTACTTGGTTCTTCTTCCACGGCCTCTTTCTGACACCTTCATTGTCTCGTTGATCTTACACAACTTAGGACAGTTTCAGTCTTTTTCTTGAAAAGAAAGCGGTCTACCAAAGTGACAAACAAAAGAGGAACAACAGGTTCATGCCATCGCAAGATGACAAGTATGAGATAAGTAAAAAAATGAGGGGAATCTTTCCACTGAGGCAAAACTAAAACGAGCTGCATAATGTGAACTAAAGGattcctcctctcttcagtcATTACGTTCAATGGTCTTCATAAACAAGGCACGACAACATATTCTGTATGTCTGATGCTCAGTCTGGATCAGTGTACCGATGGGGCATACCAAGTATTTAATCGAGTGCAGTGAAGGAAGACATTGTCTGAGATCTGCACAGTGAGATTTAGGTTCAGTGATCTTTTATCACAAACAGTTACTTGTgggaaacagaagaaaaaatatatacaaactgGCAGTGAATAAATGATTCCATGGAGGAAGTCTGAGATCCCATGACCTTTGGTCCTATTCATGCTGCGTTTCATCCATCCTTTACACTTTCCCTTTAATTGTTGTTGATGATGTAAACTCACTGTATGTAAACAATGCATGAATATACCTATTCCACAGAGCACACACCTCTTCCAAGAAATGTTTGTAGCACCCCAACACTTTGAATTAGAAAGATCGGGTGGTTGGGTTCATGTCTCCATTATTATTGAGCATAATTTTAGTGATCAATTTGATCGACCATAGAGGAAATTACCAGACTGACCCCAGATGACCGCTTTTAGTGAACACCATTTGTTTActgatataaatgatatatccaacaatacaatcaaaacaaacaaaacaatcaaactaagaAACCGGATTTTTCCAAACAAATTGCTAACATTGATGATGGTGATTAATTTCTTAAGTTACCCCCCCATTGGGCCCacatacacgctcacacacactcacgctcccCAACACGTTGCAGGCCTGTTGCAGCTCCTTCCTTCCAGTGTCTTcccgcagccgtgtctttccgcagccgtgtctttccgtagcagtgtctttccgcagccgtgtcttcccgcagccgtgtctttgcgcagcagtgtctttccgtagcagtgtctttctgcagccgtgtctttctgtcgcagtgtctttctgtcgcAGTGTTTTTCTGTCGCAGTGTTTTTCTGTAGCAGTGTCTTTACGCAGCAGTACGCACCTTCACACTTCATTCACCcatcatctctcatctctcccactctctcctttCACCTTTTAACTTCTAAACCCCGCCCCACCAGGTGAGACCAATTGACACCTGTGtgcccaatcaatcaatcaagacaatatatatatatatatagatctttgtggcttatttttattcttattattattaccccCCAGGGCTACATGTTTATCTCATTGTAGCTGGACTGAAACAGTGTCTGGACTTTAATCTAAATTATGAGAACGTATAGTGAAAATTAGTGCTATAGTCTCAAAACAACCCACCACATTACTGCTGTAATATCAGATGCAATTGTTTTTCTCGAACACACTTCATCAAATTGTGACACCATGAAGGCCTAATGGCAGAGTCCAATTCATAAACTGGTCGACAGAGGAAGTACGGGTTTCAATTCCCTCATGCTCAGCAGAGATCTCCCGCTCTGTGTCTTGTACCGGGTTGTGCGGCCGGTATCGTCTCAGCTGTAACTTCCTCCACTCACGTTGACTGAGGCGTCAGTGTGTCTGCTGAGACACCGATTGGGACATTAGCGACGGCTACGAGCCCTGCGGGACACTAAGCTATCGCCAGCATAAAAAGAAGGGAACGCACCGCCTCATTTTTGAGGCAGACAAAAATAATCATGGTGTTATCTCGTCTTGCCATCTGAATGAAcacattataaaaaataaggGCCGTTTGCAGAGGCGCTGTTGCACAGCCGACTGGCTGCAAACACCTGCCTGGTCACTGATAAGCAAATGGTATTTTGTTAAGCTACTACTGGGATGCAGTAAATATACTTTTCAAGCTAGCAAATGATCAAACGTATTCGCCTGAACTTGTCTCTCGCTGTAGTCCTGGGAATAACGAGCAGCTGTCAGCCGCTAATACTTCTGTACCAACCACAAACCAACAAAAGCCCTGCACTGAAGCATTCAATAACATCCTGACTTTACATCTACGCTGGTGTtagaaacacaaaaaaaggtCTGTAAAGTCTTGTTTACACAATTTGGCTGAGGGGAACTGTAACATAAGTATAGTCTTGGCCGCCCAGCTGGCATTTGACTCATATGACAATGTTATTTCTGTGTGCCATCAGACAACACTGGCTGGGAAGGGTACCTCTTACAGCTGCTTCAACTCCAAGGATAACCTGCAGCACAAAACATGCAGGTGCTCCTCGACCAAAAGGAATACTGATCTCAGGTGAATCATGCACTTTGGTGCTGTACAAATATGTGGGGACAAGGTACAGTACTCAAATCCACAGAAAGTGCAATGTTCACATTAGTCAAGAACAGTATGTGCTGGTCTTTGTGCTGAGCCGCTGACTCTAGATCATCTGTAAACGATAAAGATTGACACACTTCCTTGTGAGCACAAAGTTAGTTTACGAGACGGCCTGGagtgtgtctatatataaaaatagttcagtgtaagaaaagaaaaaagagtttTAGGTCAATACAATAAAGTTATAGGAGTATTGTTTTACCTGTGAGCATGAATAAAGAGTGGGTGTACATTAACTGATATTTTTGATTTTCTACTTTTCAATTATTAGAATataccttttttaatgtgaatcaCAAATACAGATCATACAACACTTGAAGACCGCTGATTAATCAAAAAAGccaaattaaatggaaaatgaTGATGATTAAGGCTTTTGTTTGCAATGGGCAATCAGATGTTTCCTGAAAATCACAAAGTCGATTTCATTCGTCTTTCCAAACAGTATTTCGTCTCAGGACATGCCTGTACCTCCCCTTTCCGCCTCTCACAGGTATCACTCAGGCGGCACCTCAGGCTTTACTGCAGGCCAAGGTGGCCCCTGCAGAAGGGGGAACATTTCATGGCAGCTTTGTCAGAGTAAGAGCCTCTAGGGCCGGTTACATTCATCTGGTAGCTGTCACTGTCATTATCTTGGGTGTCAGAACAGCCAATTTCCTGCAGATCGCACTTTGGTCAATTATGTCGCTAATGGTTTGGCATACAATAGAGTTTATGTGAAGCAGAGCTGCGGCAAAGgagatgaaatgaaaagaaagtcTGCCACATCAGAACACCGCGCATGCGTTCCTGAgggggaagagaagaaaaacagacaaaaaaagtCGTCACATGACAGGTTTGGGTGTTTTGTCAGGGGGCTGCCTTTGGAAATGTGTGGAAACGTCCTCCTGCTCGTGGAAGATGTGAACAGTCGCTGCTAAAAACGTGTCCAAACGGTCCAGGAACCAGCTCCACTGTACACAAAAGATCCCGCTCTCAGTCGCACATCTTCAAATAACGCGACACGGTGCTTGTGACCACAACGTGTGTGTCCAAGCGCACTGGCAGACAGATATTAATTGCTCATTAAATTATAAACTAATGAGCACGCACTGGCTCTCGAAGTAGGACCTGAATAAcgcaaataaaacatgattttttttctcctgttgACTCATTAGTTGGTCGATAAAGAACATGCTATAATAAAGGGTTATTTTCAGAAATGTGGGCATGCAACGTTAGCTAAACCAGCCACCATTATTCCTGTTTAGTTTGTGTAAGACACCAACGCTGGCTTGAAGAAGAGACTCACCACTGTTACCGGGGAAACCATTTCTCCCTCGCTGGCGTCCGTATCGCTGAGAAAGTTATATGGCGTGAAAACACAATATTCGGCTCGGGTCCTCCAGTTACCTGGTTGTGTGAGGGATGCCGATTGTTTTTGTCCTCGCTCCGATGGGCGGTCCGACGTCCAGTAGGAAGTTAGATGGGCCGTGATGTAGGCGTGGCTTTCTCTGTTGACCAATAGGAGCAAAGAGTTGTAGAGACTGGGGCGGGTCTAGACGCGAGGGACGTCCGGATTGGAGGAGCAGTCTGATGTTTACATATCGGAGCAGATGGCCTTTATTTACCTTTTACAGAAATGGAGAACATATTTGTTAAGAGTTTATTATTGATTGTGCTCGAATTTTCCTTTGTTAACGGTTTAGGCGTTATGAATGTAGACAATAGGCCTGGAAAACATCTCTACGAGATCAAAAGGTTGCGGTAATATAGTACATTGATCGATGATTGCATCGATAGCACCACCAGACATTATTCATCTTCTGTCGGATTTCCCTTGAGCTGTCCACCCCATTTGTCATAACAATATTACAATATGTCTCTTCAATTTAGAATATTACATTCTTATTAGTGTTATTAAAATATGAGTTtacactgaattgaatgaaactCTATTATGCCAGCCAGGTGTAATGCCGAtgagtctctctctcatatatatatatatatatatatatatatatatatatatatatatatatatatataaagttgtgttcttttttatgttgttgCTATATTTGAAATGAATGAACCAGTATAGCGATACACTTTTTACATACTGACAGGTATCATACAACAACTTCAAACTGGAGGATGTCAATGACAGACTGTAGACTACTGTGTATAGACACGTTTATAGAAGTCCAATGTGATACAATATTCATACCCAAAAAGGAAATAAACCATTTTTAATGAGAATCGACCATTGTATGATGTATTGTATGCGTGCTAAGATTATGAAACACAATGAGGCTATAACAGGTCGTGTTGTGTTGAATTGAGGAAGAATATCCACAATGGTATAGCGACATCATGTGGCCTACAAGTGTCAACATTATTTTAGCTCGGACATTGCGTCAAGAAACCATAGAGCCGACTCAAAAACCTTGGAATACATTTTCTTTACGAAGTTGATCAAAGTAAAAAATACCGTAACATTTACCTTTAcacgtgttttaaaaaaaaaattagcctCCGAATATGGTTAATTGTAAATAGGAATTGCTATACCTCGGTGTTGAAGTTGTCGTattgtttgtatttatgtattatttatttgatatattcCCATTGATATAAAGTTAAATTATACATTAATATTTTTTCAGAACTCTTTTTGTGTGTCATGTCTCAACTACATAgtcatatttataataataataatgcaaaaaaGGAGTGACACCATTAGACCATCCTCAACTCGCACTACAGTgtgtaaaatgtaaatattaaaacTGCAATGAATCCAGTTAATTTACACATAATTATATTGTAAGTAAAAAGTCCTCTTTTCGACAACAACCCGTCACTTATCAAACATTAAACGAGTGAGCTACACTTGttaaacaaaatgtgtttttataaaaGCAAAGTGGATTACATGGTACGCTGTTTATATTGTTCTGCCGAGCAATATATCATCGATCCGAGACTGACAAAACAAATCTAACTCGATGTATTTACTGACTCGTAATCTCACAAAGACGGATGCGCGCACAAGGGAGTTATCTCACTTCCTTCATGTACTCTTTGGACCGTTACgttcgtctgtctctctctagtctctaccAACGACCGTATCCCCACTGTGGCTGACTTTCAGTCGTCTTCTCCCAACAGGCGTTCTTCCTATGGCTATTTTTGATGGATCTGTCTGTAGTTTGGGGCGCGACATGAGTACAAAAGTTCTTCTTTCAGGCTTCTTGGTTGGCTGCCGTGAGTCAACGTACGGCTAGCTTATGCTAACGTCGCTAGCATGTGGTAACGTAAGCCGGCGAAGTTAAGTAGCGTTAACTCTCCGACGTAAACTACCGACTTTCCCCCTATGGActgcttttgtgtgttttttttcctcgcaGCCGTCTACTTTCCGTTTGGTGACGCTAAATCCCGTCAACTGACCTGGTGTGGGAGCTAAAACGCTAACAGTAGCATTAGCACTCCTGGTTGAGtctttttctgattcatttcaaACGGTCAGCTTGTGTCACCTGCTGCCAAAATGATGGACTTTGATAATATTTTGGATATCGCCACGCAAAATCGGACCCCCGGCAATTCACAGGTAAGAATAGCCTTCAATTGACTCAGGCCAAACTGTAAAACGTGGATTTGTGGCCACTAACGTATTCACACAAGTGCCAGCTCATCTGTCAGGGGGATCTGGTAGTGAAGCTAACTTAGCTGCTAACTTTCACCCTGTATATTAGACAGACGTTTACCACAACAACAAATTGTTCCCGTCAGTTTTTACATGTACAATAAAAGGTGATCTTTCGGCCAACACATCTGATGAATAACCAAGAAGACCTTTGAATAGTGCATCAGTGCAGAGATCACGCTTCATATTCTGTGCTGCAGATGTTcacgtgctgtgtgtgtgtgtttcagcagaAGAGATACAGTTTACAAGCTGCGCCTCCCAAAAAGCACCCGACGTCGAAAGGTGTGAGTGCTTCAGCTGTGCAGGCGCTTCTGAAGAAACAAAGCTGCGATAGCAAAAAGAAAGGTAATGCAAAGTGATGATGGATATTAACGGTTTGCACATACTGTGCAGGGTATTCTTCGTTGGTTATTTTATTATGCTTCTCTTTTCGTTTCAGAAACCAATATgaagaaacagaaggaggaccTACTGGCAAAGAGGGTTGAGATGAAGTCGGACCGTAAGGCGCGAGCCATGGCGTCCAGAACTAAGGACAATTTCAGA
Encoded proteins:
- the tmem86a gene encoding lysoplasmalogenase-like protein TMEM86A, whose product is MVSPVTVVKSEGPKLLPFFKATCVYFFLWLPASSPSWFSALIKCLPIFCLWVFLLAHGFSFLGAHSSARKILAGLIFSALGDSFLIWQEQGYFVHGLLMFAITHILYSSAFGMKPVNASAGLVITAVSSLSYMLLYPYLAGPFTYLVAVYVALIGFMGWRAIAALQLANDLWTWTKLSACLGSMLFMVSDLTIAVNKFCFPVPYSRVIIMATYYAAQMLIALSVVECQDAEVARKRT